Proteins encoded together in one Micromonospora auratinigra window:
- a CDS encoding BON domain-containing protein, with protein MATATITRTDQDIQSDVLDELTWEPRVRPTEIGVTVTDGVVTLSGSVDSYAKKWAAERAAHRVRRVRAVANDLAVRIATSADKSDPEIATAAVRALEWDAFVPVEALDVTVADGWVTLHGEVEWEYQRRAAERSVGRLTGVRGVSNGITVRPDVRADGHELAERIVDALARNRAGEAEGISVRVHGDTAVLEGLVHSVPEREEIERVVWSAPGIREVHNHVTVGR; from the coding sequence ATGGCCACCGCGACGATCACCCGTACCGACCAGGACATCCAGTCCGACGTGCTCGACGAGCTGACCTGGGAGCCCCGGGTACGCCCCACCGAGATCGGGGTGACCGTCACCGACGGCGTGGTCACCCTGAGCGGCTCGGTGGACAGCTACGCCAAGAAGTGGGCCGCCGAACGGGCCGCGCACCGGGTGCGCCGGGTCCGGGCCGTCGCCAACGACCTCGCCGTCCGGATCGCCACCTCGGCCGACAAGAGCGACCCGGAGATCGCCACCGCCGCCGTCCGGGCCCTGGAGTGGGACGCCTTCGTGCCGGTCGAGGCGCTCGACGTGACCGTCGCCGACGGCTGGGTCACCCTGCACGGCGAGGTCGAGTGGGAGTACCAGCGCCGGGCCGCCGAACGGTCCGTCGGCCGGCTCACCGGCGTACGCGGGGTGAGCAACGGGATCACCGTCCGACCGGACGTCCGGGCCGACGGGCACGAGCTGGCCGAGCGGATCGTGGACGCGCTGGCCCGCAACCGCGCAGGCGAGGCGGAGGGGATCAGCGTCCGGGTGCACGGCGACACCGCCGTGCTGGAGGGGCTGGTGCACTCCGTGCCCGAACGGGAGGAGATCGAGCGGGTGGTCTGGTCCGCCCCCGGCATCCGCGAGGTGCACAACC